The Flavobacteriales bacterium DNA segment TATTAGCCATTCCCGAAAAGTCCTCGGTCAAGGCCATTACCAAGATCGTTTACGCAGCCGACTTCCAAAAACCGAGCGATAAAGACCGCCTCGCTTTCCTTTGTGAGATCTCGCGATTGATCAAGGCAGAGGTGATGATCCTTCACTTCCAAAAGAAAGACGACATGAGCGGAATAAACCGCCAAGTCATCGAAGATGCCTTTTGCGATATCCCTCACAGCTATCACATCGAGCCCGAACAGGACATCGAAACCGGGATCCACAACTTCGTCGAAGCCAAGAACGCCGATATGGTGGTGATGATAAAACGCAAGTACGGGTTCATCGAACGATTGTTCCACCAAAGCCAAACGAGCAAGTTCGCGTACCACACCACGGTACCATTTTTGGCCTTGCACGAGGTGTAACAAATCGGGCCGTAGGCCGTTAACATAACTCTTACAAACTTTGCCGAGGGTACAGCGTTAGTCTCGGCAA contains these protein-coding regions:
- a CDS encoding universal stress protein, whose product is MGLKTILFPTDFSEYSRTAMTFAMDLASRANGRVVLLNSYELPYSDTVMTTSLIDIMRKNSEEQLESLKKEIAEKYPDVEVNTRSSLNNTIRAIKNAAKKYEADLIVMGTKGASGLQEVLIGSNTTTVLSNSDVPVLAIPEKSSVKAITKIVYAADFQKPSDKDRLAFLCEISRLIKAEVMILHFQKKDDMSGINRQVIEDAFCDIPHSYHIEPEQDIETGIHNFVEAKNADMVVMIKRKYGFIERLFHQSQTSKFAYHTTVPFLALHEV